The stretch of DNA CCGACTGGGCCCATTACGCGCCGCCCGTGCCGCGCCTGTTGGGGCTGGAGGTGTTCGATGCCTATCCGCTGGAAGAGATCGCCGACTACATCGACTGGTCGCCGTTCTTCCATACCTGGGAGCTGGCCGGCAGTTATCCGAAGATATTGGACGACGAAGTGGTGGGCGATCATGCCCGCACGCTGCTGCAGGACGCCCGCGCCATGCTGGCGCTCTTGATCGAACAGCGCTGGCTCACGGCCCGCGGCGTGATCGGTTTTTTCCCGGCCAATTCGGAAGGGGACGACATCGTGCTGTGGACCGACGAAAACCGCAGGGAATGGCTGGCGGTGTTGCACCATCTGCGCCAGCAACAGGAAAAGCCGGGCGGCCAGCCAGACTATTGCCTCGCGGATTTCATCGCGCCGGTCGGCAGCGGGGTGGCGGATTATCTGGGCGGCTTCGCCGTGACCGCCGGCCATGGCATCGAGGGGCATCTTGAACGCTTCGCCCGGGCCCACGACGACTACAGCGGCATCATGTTGAAGGCCCTTGCCGATCGGCTGGCCGAGGCTTTCGCGGAGCTGATGCACCGGCGGGTGCGGCGGGAATTCTGGGGCTATGCGCCGGACGAATCTTTGGGCAACGATGCGCTGATTGCCGAGGAATATCGCGGCATCCGGCCGGCGCCGGGCTATCCGGCCTGCCCCGACCACACCGAAAAGGCCACGCTGTTCCGCCTGCTGGACGCCGAAGCCAACACCGGCATCGCCTTGACCGAAAGCTTCGCCATGTATCCGGCATCGTCCGTCAGCGGCTGGTATTTCTCGCATCCTACGGCGAAATATTTCAATGTCGGCAAGCTCGGCCGCGACCAGGTCGAGGACTACGCCCGGCGCAAGGGGATGGCGGTACGCGAGGTCGAGCGCTGGCTGGCGTCCAGTCTCGGCTACGATGCCGACTGAGTCCGGCTTGCTTTTATATGGCACGGACGGTTGCCATCTGTGCGAGGAAGCCGAGTCGGTGCTGGCGAGTCTGGGCGTGGCGGCGAAGGTGGTGGACATCGCCGGCGATGACGATCTGTTGCAGCGGTATGGCGTCCGTATCCCGGTGCTGCGGGACGGCGCGGGGCGCGAACTGGGCTGGCCGTTCGACGCCGAGGCGGCGCGGCGGTTTCTTGAGCACGAATGAATCGAAGGGGAAGCAGGCCATGAGCCACAACGACTATCGCATCGAAAAAGACAGCATGGGCGAGCTGAAGGTCCCGGCAGGCGCGCTGTACGCGGCCCAGACCCAGCGCGCCATCGACAACTTTCCGGTGAGCGGGCTGCGCTTGCCGCCAGCGTTCATCCGCGCCATCGCCCGGATCAAGCAGTGCGCGGCCCGGGTCAACATGGCCCTGGGGCATCTGGAGGCCGCCAAGGGCGAGGCCATCATCGCTGCGGCCGAGGCCATCATCGGCGGCGCCCATGCCGATCAGTTTCCGGTCGACGTGTTCCAGACCGGCTCGGGCACCAGCACCAACATGAACGTCAACGAGGTGCTGGCGACCCTGGCTTCCCGGCGCTTGGGAACGCCGGTGAGCCCCAACGACGACGTCAACATGGGCCAGAGCAGCAACGACGTCATTCCCACGGCGATCCACGTGAGCGCCGCCCTGGCGGTCAATGAGCAGCTGATCCCGGCGCTCGAGCACCTGGCGGCGACGATACGCTACAAGGGCGCGGCGCACCCGGCGGTCGTCAAGACCGGACGCACTCATCTGATGGACGCCATGCCGGTGCGGCTGGAGCAGGAGCTTTCGGGCTGGGCGCTGCAGATGGCCAACGGCGTCGACCGGCTGCGGGCGAGCCTGCCGCGTCTGTACAAGCTGGGGCAGGGCGGTACCGCGGTGGGCACCGGCATCAATGCCGATCCGGCCTTCGCTTCCAGCTTCGCCGAAGCTCTGGCCGATGCCACCGGACTGCCGTTCCGGCCGAACGATTCCTTCTTCGAAAGCCTGAGCTGCCAGGACGCGGCGGTCGAACTGTCGGGTCAGCTCAAGACCATCGCCGTGGGCATCATGAAGATCGCCAACGATCTGCGCTGGATGAATTCCGGCCCCTTGGCCGGGCTCGGCGAGATCGAATTGCCCGCGCTCCAGCCCGGCAGTTCCATCATGCCCGGCAAGGTCAATCCGGTGATTCCGGAGGCCGCCTGCATGGCGGCGGCGCAGGTGATCGGCAACGACGCCACCATCACGGTGGCCGGGCAGTCGGGCGCGTTCCAGCTCAATGTGATGCTGCCGGTGATCGCCCACAACCTGTTGCAAAGCATCGAGCTGCTGGCCAACGTCGCCCGGCTGCTGGCCGACAAGGCCATTGCCGATTTCCGGGTGCGCGAGGACAATCTGCACCGGGCCCTGGCGGTGAATCCGATCCTGGTGACCGCGCTCAACCCGGTCATCGGCTACATGAAGGCGGCGGAAATCGCCAAGACGGCCTACCAGACCGGCCGCCCGGTGCTGGAGGTGGCGATGGAAATGACCGGCATGGCCCGCGAAGAGCTGGAGCGCCTGCTCGATCCTGCGGGGCTCACCACCGGCGGCATCCACGGGGCGCCGGGCGGCGGGGCGGGTTAGCCTTTTCCTCAACATCCGAAACGAGCTGCGCCATGGGACTGTTCAATCTGCCCACGAATTCGGTGGTCCAGCCGGGCAAGATTTATCCGGCGCCGGAAGGCGCGCGGCGGATCAAGGTCGTCCAGGTGTACCGGTGGGATCCGGACGCGGGTGAAAACCCGCGGCTCGACACCTACCCCATCGACCTGGACCGCTGCGGGCCGATGGTGCTGGATGCCCTCATCAAGATCAAGAACGAGATCGACAGTACCCTGGCGTTCCGGCGCTCCTGCCGCGAGGGCGTGTGCGGTTCCTGCGCCATGAACATCGACGGCCGCAACACGCTGGCATGCACCAAGCCCCTGAGCGATTGCGGCGAGGGGGTGAAGATCTACCCGCTGCCGCACCAGCCGGTGATCAAGGACTTGGTGCCCGATCTGACCCATTTCTACGCCCAGTATGCGTCGATCAAACCCTGGATCGAGGCCCAGACCCCCCCGCCCGCGGACCGCGAGCGCCTGCAGAGCAAGGCGGAGCGGGCCGAGCTGGACGGCCTGCACGAATGCATCCTGTGCGCGTGCTGCTCGACCTCCTGTCCCAGCTACTGGTGGAATGGCGACCGCTTCCTGGGGCCGGCCGCGCTGCTGCAGGCCTACCGCTGGATCGCCGACAGCCGCGACGAAACCACCGGCGAGCGCCTGGATGCGCTGGAAGACCCCTTCAAGCTGTTCCGCTGCCACACCATCATGAACTGCACCCAGGCCTGCCCGAAGGGCCTCAATCCGGCGCGGGCGATCGCCGAGATCAAGAAGCTGCTGGTCGAGCGCCAGAAATGAACGAACCCGGCCGGCTGCGGTGGCGCTGCCGCCGGGGAATGGCGGAACTGGAGCGCCTGCTCGTGTTCTATCTGGACGGCGACTACCGGCATGCGGAGGCCGCCGAGCGGCAAGTGTTCGAACGCTTGTTGGACATGCAGGATGCGGAACTCTGGCGTTGCCTCACCGGCCGCACTTGTCCCGAAGATCCGGCGCTGGTCGCACTGACGGCTAAAATCCGCGCTCTCGACCCTGCCAAGGAGGCGGCGTGTTGATCCTGGCCCCCGGCCACTCGCGGATTCATTCCACGGCCGTCGGCACCCTGGGCCTGCTGGCTTGCGCCGGCATCTGGAGCGCGGGGGTTCCGATGCCGGCCAAGCTGGGTCTGAGCATGGTTCTGGCGGCTTATGCCGTCCACCTCGGGCATCGCCGACGCTTCAGCGCGCGTCTCGACGGCGCGGAGGCCTGGTGTGTGATGCCTCCCGGCGGCGAACCGTGCCCGGCTGATCTCATGGGCTCGAGTTTTGCCTCCTCGCTCTGCGTCGTGCTGCATTTTTCGACGGGGTACGGCAGGGTCGCGATCCCGGTGTTCAGGGACAGTGTCGACGCCGAAACCTACCGCCGTCTCCGGGTCCATCTGAGCTGCGCCGGGACGCATCCAACGGGCGGGAACGCCGGGTTCCTCCACTGACGCTATGCCGATGAGCCGTCTCCGCATCTGCCGTTCCCCCGCCACCGCCTATCCGCCGCCGCAGACGGGGTTGCCCGACGCCGGCTTGCACGCTCGGCTGTGCGAGGCGATGCGGCGTCATCTTTCCCCCGCTGCGGCGACCCTCCTAGCCGAGCCGGCGCCGAGCGGGGACGGCGAGTGGATCGACTGGTACACCACGCTGGCAGGTCAGCCGGTTCCGTTGCGCTCTCTGGCGGCGGACGGGTTGCGGCGCGCGCGCAACCTGCTGGAAGACCGAATCCAGGCCATGCTGGCGTTGTCGGAGCGGCTGGCGCCGGGCGATCCGGGCCTGGCCGAGGCGATGCGCCGGGCGGCCGGCTTTCCCGACGAATCGGCGGTCTATGTGGTGGATGGCCAGCCCGTGCTGACGTTCTGGGGCTACGGGGAGACCACCCGACCCGGATCTGCCAGGTTCCAGGCCGCCCCGGCGTCCAGGAAGCATGCCCGCTGGCCTTGGCTGGCTTGGGCGGGCTTGCTGCTATCGGCCGGGCTGGGGTGGGCCGCGTTCCATCTCGATCTGTGGCGCTGGCCGCCTTGGGGGCCGGACTACGCGGCCTTGCTCGCCGCCGAGCGGCAGGCCGGCGATGACTTGTGGCGCACTCTGCTCGAACGCCAGTCCGAGCTGGCACGGTCCCTGGGCCAATGCGCGCTTCAGGCTCAACGCGACGCCGTGGCGCAGGAAGGGGCGCTGTTGGCGGGGAGACTGGACGCACTGACGGCGGAATTGGCCCGAAAACTGGAAACATGCCGGGACGAGGCGGCGCTGGAAGCCGCGTCGAAGGAGCACGACGCCCTGAGCGTCCGGCTCAGCGGTTTGCGGAGCGAACTGGCGGCCAAGCGTGAAAAGTGCGGCAATGGCAAACTGAGCGCCGAACGGGCCGAGTCGGCCAGGCTGCGCACCAAGCTGACGGCCTTGAAAGCCAAACTCGCCGCCCAACTGAGCCGCTGCGGCAAGAAACCGCCCATCGAGACCGCCGAAACGACCTCGCCGCCCGCCGTTTCCCCTGTTCCTGGAGCCTCGCCCCAACCGGTCAAGCCAGCCGAGGGCCTGCCGCCCTGTCCCGGCGAACGCCCCCCCGAGGATGCGCCGGACGTCGCGATCGTGCTCGATGCCTCCGGCAGCATGCGCATTCCCTCGGTTCTCGACGGCAACAGTGCCCAGCTCATCGCCCGCTTCGAGCGCTGCATGATGGACAGCGGACTGCTCGCCCCGGTGGTCTGCGCGGACCTCATCGGCGCCTACGAGTCGATCACCCAAGCCGGCCGCGGCCCCACCCGGCTGATGGCCGCCCAGCGGGCGGTCAACAACGTGGTGAGCGGACTGCCCGGCGACGTCGACGTCGGCCTGGTGGTGCTGGAAGACTGCCCGCAGGCTTCGGACTACGGCATGTACGACAGTGCCCGCCGGGGCCAGCTCCTGCAGCGGGTCAATGGTCTGATCCCGCGCAAGGGCACGCCGTTGGGCAACGGGATCGTGCAGGCCGCGAACAAGGTGGACGGCGTGAGGGCGCCGGCGGTCATGGTCGTCGTGTCGGACGGCAAGGACAGCTGCAACGCCAACCCTTGCTCCATCGCCGCGGCGGTCAAGGCGGCCAAGCCCAAACTCAAGATCAACGTGGTCGACATCGTCGGCGACGGCGCCGTGAGCTGCATCGCCCAAGCCACGGGCGGAGATGTGCTGACGCCGAAATCGGGAATGAGCCTGGATCAGATGGTCAGGCAGGCGGCAAAGGACGCCGAGAAGCCGGCGCACTGCAAATAGCTGGATGTGTCGGAGCGGGCTTGAGCCCGCCACCGTCCCCCGCATCGCGGGCCAAAGTTCATTTCCACTCGTCGTTCTCGACGATCCGGATGGCGTCGTCCTTGGGCGCGTATTTGTCGATACTGCCCTGTTCGCTCAGCTTGATCATCAGGCGCACTTCGTTCTTGGAATCGGCGCAGTAGAGGGCATCCTCGTAGCCGATCTTGCCCGCCTTGAACAGTTCGAACAGCGCCTGGTCGAAGGTCCGCATGCCGTGTTCGCGCGATTGTTTCATCACGTCCTTGAGCTTGTGGACCTCGCCCTGGCGGATCAGGTCCGAGACCAAAGGGGTATTGATGAGGATTTCCACCGCCGGATAGCGTCCCTTGCCGTCGGCGCGCTTGACGAGCTGCTGGGCGATGATGGCGCGCAGGTTCAGCGACAGGTCCATGAACAGCTGCGGATGCATGTCTTCCGGGAAGAAATGGAGGATGCGGTCCAGCGCCTGGTTGGCATTGTTGGCGTGCAGGGTGCTCAGGCAGAGGTGGCCGGTTTCGGCGAAGGTGATGGCCTGCTGCATGGTTTCGCGGGTGCGGATCTCGCCGATGAGGATCACGTCCGGCGCCTGCCGCAGGGTGTTCTTCAGCGCGACTTCGTAGGATTCGGTGTCGATGCCGACCTCGCGCTGGGTGACGATGCAGCCTGCGTGCGGGTGGACGAACTCCAGGGGGTCCTCGATGGTGATGATGTGGCCGCTGGAGTGCTCGTTGCGGTACTTGATCATCGCCGCCAGCGAAGTGGACTTGCCGGTGCCGGTCGCGCCCACGAACAGGATCAGGCCGCGCTTGGTCATGACCAGATCGTTGAGGATGGGCGGCAGGTTGAGCTGTTCCACGGTGGGAATCTCGGTTTCGATCCGGCGCAACACCATGCCGGGACTGTTGCGCTGGATGAAGGCGCTGACCCGGAACCTCCCAAGCCCGGTCACGGACAGGGCGAAGTTGCATTCGTTGGTGTTCTCGAACTCGTCGCGCTGGCGCTGGTTCATGATGCCGAGGACGAGTTGGCGCGCCTGTTCGGCGCTCAGCTTGGCGCTGGACAGCGGCACGATGGCGCCGTCGACCTTCATGCAGGGCTCCTTGGCCGCCGTAATGAACAAGTCCGACGCTTTCTTCAGTACCATCAGCTTGAGCAGCGATTCGAATTCCATGGGCGGGCTCCGGGCTAGAATGCGGCCTTGTTGACGGCGATTTCGCGGGCGACCTGGCGGTTGATGACCCCTTTTTCCACCAGTTCCTGCAGGTGCTGGTCCAGGGTCTGCATGCCGTCCTTGCGGCCGGTCTGGATCGCGGAATACATCTGGGCGACCTTGGCCTCCCGGATCAGGTTGCGGATGGCCGGGGTGCCGACCATGATCTCCCAAGCCGCGGTTCGGCCGCCGCCGGCTTTCTTGACGAGCGCCTGCGAGATCACCGCCTGGAGCGATTCCGACAGCATGGAGCGGATCATCTCCTTTTCCGCGGCGGGGAATACGTCGACGATGCGGTCGATGGTCTTGGCGGCGGAGCTGGTATGCAGGGTGCCGAACACCAAGTGTCCGGTCTCGGCCGCGGTGAGCGCCAGACGGATGGTTTCCAGATCGCGCATTTCGCCCACCAGGATCACGTCCGGGTCTTCGCGCAGCGCCGAGCGCAGGGCTTCGTTGAACCCCAGGGTGTTGCGGTGCACCTCGCGCTGGTTGATCAGGCATTTCTTGCTCTGGTGCACGAATTCGATCGGATCTTCGATGGTCAGGATATGGGAGTAGTCGTTGGAGTTGATGTAGTCGATCATGGCCGCCAGGGTGGTCGACTTGCCCGAACCGGTGGGGCCGGTGACCACGATCAGCCCGCGCGGCTGGCGGGTGACATCCTGAAAGAATTTCGGACAGCCCAGTTCCTCCAGAGTGAGGACCTTCGAGGGGATGGTTCGGAAAACCGCCGCCGCGCCCCGGTCCTGGTTGAACGCGTTGACGCGGAAACGCGCGACGCCGGGCAGTTCGAACGAGAAATCCGTTTCCAGGAATTCCTCGAAATCGCGCCGCTGCTTGTCGTTCATGATGTCGTAGATCAGTGCGTGGACTTCCTTGTGTTCCAGCGGCGGCACGTTGATGCGCCGGATATCCCCGTCGACCCGGATCATCGGGGGCAGTCCGGATGATAGATGCAGGTCGGAGGATTTGTTCTTGACCGAGAAGGCGAGCAGTTCGGCGATATCCATGGGGCGCAGTCGGGTAGAATTCGGAAGGGAAAGTATATCCAACGGTGTATGGGATGCTGGAGCTTGAGGCAAATTTACAAGCGGTGCGGCGGAGGATCCGGGCAGCGGAGCTGGCGAGTGGCCGTCCGGAAGGCTCGGTGCGGCTGCTTGCGGTGTCCAAAACCCAGCCTGCCGGCGTGTTGCGCGAAGCCTATGGTTTCGGGCAGCGCGAATTCGGCGAGAATTACTTGCAGGAAGCCGCGGAGAAGCAGGACAGCCTCGCCGATCTGGACATCGTCTGGCATTTCATCGGCCCCATCCAGTCGAACAAAACCCGTCCGATCGCCGAGCGCTTCGACTGGGTCCACGGCATCGACCGCTTGAAAATCGCGCAGCGCCTCAGCGACCAGCGCCCGGAGGAGATGGCGCCGTTGAACGTCTGCATCCAGGTCAACCTGGGCGGGGAGGCGACCAAGTCGGGAGTGGCGCCGGGAGGTCTGGCCGATCTGGCGCATGCGGTCGCCGCCTTGCCAAGGCTGCGTCTCAGGGGCCTCATGGCGATTCCCGCGCCGACCGGCGACGTTCGGGAACAGCGCGCCGTTTTCCGCCGGATGCGTGAACTGCTGGCTGGACTGAGCATGCCGGAACTCGATACGCTTTCCATGGGCATGTCCAATGATCTGGAGGCGGCCGTGGCGGAAGGGGCGACCCTCGTGCGCATCGGCACCGCGATTTTCGGCCGGCGCCCGAGCGCCCGGACCTGACGGTGGCTTCCGAGGTGATGCAGTAAACTATGACAGTGCATGTTTTTCAGTGGAGAGGGCAGGGGAAATGAAGCACAAAGCACTTGGGTTCATCGGGGCCGGCAACATGGCCTCGAGCCTGGTGGGAGGGCTGGTGGCCGACGGTTATCCGGCCCGCAACATCTGGGTATCGGATGTGGACGAAGCCAAGCTGGACGCGCTTTCGCTGAAATTCGGCGTCAACGTCACCGGCGACAACCGGCGGATCGCGGGGCTGGCGGAAATCCTGGTCCTGGCGGTGAAACCGCAGATTCTGCGCGGGGTGGCCGAAGGTATGGCGGATGTCGTCGGCGGGACCCGGCCGTTGGTGTTGTCGATCGCGGCCGGTGTCGGTGAGGCCGCCATCGACCGCTGGCTCGGCGGCGGTCATGCGGTCGTTCGCTGCATGCCGAACACCCCGGCCCTGGTCAAAACCTCCGCCACAGCCCTGCATGCCAACGACAAGACGACCGCGGCACAGCGCAGCGAGGCCGAGAGCATCCTGCGCGCGGTAGGCCTGACCGTCTGGGTGGAACGGGAGGAGGCGCTGGATGCGGTCACGGCGATTTCGGGCAGCGGCCCGGCCTATTTCTTCCTGCTCATGGAAGCGCTGGAAAACGCGGCAGCCGGCCTGGGGCTCGATCCGGAGACCGCGCGGCTCCTGGTGCAGCAGACGGCGCTGGGGGCGGCGCGCATCGCCATGGAATCGGAAGAAGGCCCGGCCCAGTTGCGGCACCGCGTCACTTCTCCCAACGGGACGACGGAGTGCGCCGTTGGCATATTCGAGTCCAGGGGATTGCGTGACATCGTGGCGGAAGCCGTGTCGGCGGCCCACGGAAGAGCGATTCAGATGGCGCGGGAACTGGGGGCGGAGTGATGGATCTGGGCTATCTCGTCAATCCCGCGGTGTTTCTGGTGGAAACACTGTTCGGTTTATACATCCTCGCCGTGGTCCTGCGTTTCCTGCTGCAATGGACGGGCGCGGACTATTACAATCCGGTGTGCCAATTTCTGGTCAAGGTGACCCATCCGCCGCTCCGGCTCTTGCGGCGTTTCATTCCCGCCATCGGCCGGGTGGATACCGCATCGCTGGTCCTGATGCTGGCACTGCAGATGCTGGCGAGCTATCTGGTGTTTCTTTTGCAGGGCGTGGCCGGCGTCTCGGTCGCCGCGCTGGCGGTCTGGTCGGTTCACGATCTGCTCGATCTGGTGTTCAACATCTTTTTCTTCTGCATCATCGCCCGTGCACTGCTGAGCTGGTTCGGACGGATGTCCTACAATCCGGCGGCATCCCTCCTGAACGGGTTGACCGAGCCGCTTCTGCGCCATAGCCGCCGCCTGCTGCCGCCGGCCGGCGGGCTCGATCTCTCTCCCATCGTGCCCTTGATCGGTATCCAGTTGGCCAGGATGCTGATTCTGCCGCCGCTGCAACAACTCGCGGCCCTTTTGAACTGACGCGGCAGGGGGCGGTC from Methylococcus geothermalis encodes:
- a CDS encoding glutaredoxin family protein: MLLYGTDGCHLCEEAESVLASLGVAAKVVDIAGDDDLLQRYGVRIPVLRDGAGRELGWPFDAEAARRFLEHE
- a CDS encoding class II fumarate hydratase yields the protein MSHNDYRIEKDSMGELKVPAGALYAAQTQRAIDNFPVSGLRLPPAFIRAIARIKQCAARVNMALGHLEAAKGEAIIAAAEAIIGGAHADQFPVDVFQTGSGTSTNMNVNEVLATLASRRLGTPVSPNDDVNMGQSSNDVIPTAIHVSAALAVNEQLIPALEHLAATIRYKGAAHPAVVKTGRTHLMDAMPVRLEQELSGWALQMANGVDRLRASLPRLYKLGQGGTAVGTGINADPAFASSFAEALADATGLPFRPNDSFFESLSCQDAAVELSGQLKTIAVGIMKIANDLRWMNSGPLAGLGEIELPALQPGSSIMPGKVNPVIPEAACMAAAQVIGNDATITVAGQSGAFQLNVMLPVIAHNLLQSIELLANVARLLADKAIADFRVREDNLHRALAVNPILVTALNPVIGYMKAAEIAKTAYQTGRPVLEVAMEMTGMAREELERLLDPAGLTTGGIHGAPGGGAG
- a CDS encoding succinate dehydrogenase iron-sulfur subunit; the protein is MGLFNLPTNSVVQPGKIYPAPEGARRIKVVQVYRWDPDAGENPRLDTYPIDLDRCGPMVLDALIKIKNEIDSTLAFRRSCREGVCGSCAMNIDGRNTLACTKPLSDCGEGVKIYPLPHQPVIKDLVPDLTHFYAQYASIKPWIEAQTPPPADRERLQSKAERAELDGLHECILCACCSTSCPSYWWNGDRFLGPAALLQAYRWIADSRDETTGERLDALEDPFKLFRCHTIMNCTQACPKGLNPARAIAEIKKLLVERQK
- a CDS encoding FAD assembly factor SdhE; translation: MNEPGRLRWRCRRGMAELERLLVFYLDGDYRHAEAAERQVFERLLDMQDAELWRCLTGRTCPEDPALVALTAKIRALDPAKEAAC
- a CDS encoding VWA domain-containing protein, producing the protein MSRLRICRSPATAYPPPQTGLPDAGLHARLCEAMRRHLSPAAATLLAEPAPSGDGEWIDWYTTLAGQPVPLRSLAADGLRRARNLLEDRIQAMLALSERLAPGDPGLAEAMRRAAGFPDESAVYVVDGQPVLTFWGYGETTRPGSARFQAAPASRKHARWPWLAWAGLLLSAGLGWAAFHLDLWRWPPWGPDYAALLAAERQAGDDLWRTLLERQSELARSLGQCALQAQRDAVAQEGALLAGRLDALTAELARKLETCRDEAALEAASKEHDALSVRLSGLRSELAAKREKCGNGKLSAERAESARLRTKLTALKAKLAAQLSRCGKKPPIETAETTSPPAVSPVPGASPQPVKPAEGLPPCPGERPPEDAPDVAIVLDASGSMRIPSVLDGNSAQLIARFERCMMDSGLLAPVVCADLIGAYESITQAGRGPTRLMAAQRAVNNVVSGLPGDVDVGLVVLEDCPQASDYGMYDSARRGQLLQRVNGLIPRKGTPLGNGIVQAANKVDGVRAPAVMVVVSDGKDSCNANPCSIAAAVKAAKPKLKINVVDIVGDGAVSCIAQATGGDVLTPKSGMSLDQMVRQAAKDAEKPAHCK
- a CDS encoding PilT/PilU family type 4a pilus ATPase is translated as MEFESLLKLMVLKKASDLFITAAKEPCMKVDGAIVPLSSAKLSAEQARQLVLGIMNQRQRDEFENTNECNFALSVTGLGRFRVSAFIQRNSPGMVLRRIETEIPTVEQLNLPPILNDLVMTKRGLILFVGATGTGKSTSLAAMIKYRNEHSSGHIITIEDPLEFVHPHAGCIVTQREVGIDTESYEVALKNTLRQAPDVILIGEIRTRETMQQAITFAETGHLCLSTLHANNANQALDRILHFFPEDMHPQLFMDLSLNLRAIIAQQLVKRADGKGRYPAVEILINTPLVSDLIRQGEVHKLKDVMKQSREHGMRTFDQALFELFKAGKIGYEDALYCADSKNEVRLMIKLSEQGSIDKYAPKDDAIRIVENDEWK
- a CDS encoding type IV pilus twitching motility protein PilT; this encodes MDIAELLAFSVKNKSSDLHLSSGLPPMIRVDGDIRRINVPPLEHKEVHALIYDIMNDKQRRDFEEFLETDFSFELPGVARFRVNAFNQDRGAAAVFRTIPSKVLTLEELGCPKFFQDVTRQPRGLIVVTGPTGSGKSTTLAAMIDYINSNDYSHILTIEDPIEFVHQSKKCLINQREVHRNTLGFNEALRSALREDPDVILVGEMRDLETIRLALTAAETGHLVFGTLHTSSAAKTIDRIVDVFPAAEKEMIRSMLSESLQAVISQALVKKAGGGRTAAWEIMVGTPAIRNLIREAKVAQMYSAIQTGRKDGMQTLDQHLQELVEKGVINRQVAREIAVNKAAF
- a CDS encoding YggS family pyridoxal phosphate-dependent enzyme, producing the protein MLELEANLQAVRRRIRAAELASGRPEGSVRLLAVSKTQPAGVLREAYGFGQREFGENYLQEAAEKQDSLADLDIVWHFIGPIQSNKTRPIAERFDWVHGIDRLKIAQRLSDQRPEEMAPLNVCIQVNLGGEATKSGVAPGGLADLAHAVAALPRLRLRGLMAIPAPTGDVREQRAVFRRMRELLAGLSMPELDTLSMGMSNDLEAAVAEGATLVRIGTAIFGRRPSART
- the proC gene encoding pyrroline-5-carboxylate reductase produces the protein MKHKALGFIGAGNMASSLVGGLVADGYPARNIWVSDVDEAKLDALSLKFGVNVTGDNRRIAGLAEILVLAVKPQILRGVAEGMADVVGGTRPLVLSIAAGVGEAAIDRWLGGGHAVVRCMPNTPALVKTSATALHANDKTTAAQRSEAESILRAVGLTVWVEREEALDAVTAISGSGPAYFFLLMEALENAAAGLGLDPETARLLVQQTALGAARIAMESEEGPAQLRHRVTSPNGTTECAVGIFESRGLRDIVAEAVSAAHGRAIQMARELGAE
- a CDS encoding YggT family protein, translated to MDLGYLVNPAVFLVETLFGLYILAVVLRFLLQWTGADYYNPVCQFLVKVTHPPLRLLRRFIPAIGRVDTASLVLMLALQMLASYLVFLLQGVAGVSVAALAVWSVHDLLDLVFNIFFFCIIARALLSWFGRMSYNPAASLLNGLTEPLLRHSRRLLPPAGGLDLSPIVPLIGIQLARMLILPPLQQLAALLN